From the Chloroflexota bacterium genome, the window CACAACGCAAAAACAACCACGAGTTCATCAAACTCGCGACGCGTTAGCCCGGTCAGTGTCAGAAAATCTTTAGGGTTCCTTTTGAGCGTCTCGTAACTCAACATGCATAGTAGGATACCTTATTTTGAATAGAGTCTATTGTCGAGTCCGGCAAAACCCTGTGCATTGAAGTGGGTCAGTCACCTCATGGCCATCACGCAAGTACACTGCCGTCGCTCGGCGATCTTCGACACACCGTACCCTGCCTGCGAAGTGCGGACAATGCGCGCGCTCGACGCTACGTGCGGGCAACGTCTGGGCGTTGGCGCGTCGTTCGATTTCCGCCGTATCCTGCGCTCTCAACGTGTGCAATTTCAACTTGACTTCTGCCATGATGACCCTCGTGTCCCGAAGCCGCATCATTGCATTTCAACTTGCTGAATGCACCACTTGGTAGGCAACGACGCAGGCCGCCAACTCATGGGAACGCCATGTTTCACTGAAGTGCGAATTGCCATCTCGCACCCATTTCTACGCAGTGAAATCAGTGCACAACGGCTCACCTAAGGTTGATTCGGAGGGTTCCGTAGGATCGCCGCAAAGCACTGCCCTCCGTATTGTGCACGGCTGAGTACAACGTGATATTTAGGCCCCCTGGACTACCACAACATGGAAATGGACCGTTGCCACCTTGTAGCGGCGCACGAAGTACGGTGATTGTTGGATCCGCCGGCAGCAACGAAGTCCCTCCCCCGTTATTTTGCCCGCGCACAGCCCTGAGCCTAGCAACTTCCACCTCGGAATTTCTGAAGATATCGTACGTTGTAAGTCCTATCTGCCGATCTACCATAACATCACCCACGAACTGTTCTGAAAGGAAGCGCACCGACCAACTACCATTTGGATCCCCATTGTCAAGGAGTTCTACTTGAAGCGAGTAATCCAACTTGTCTTCTTGAATCGTTGAAGGCGCCCAAAGAAGCCGCGAGACACAAAACATCGGAACCATACATGGCACCTCGTCCATTTGGGCGGTCGATCCACTGACAAAGGAAAACACTGCTTGACCGCTGATAACACGCCTCCGCGCAGATGACGCGCCAATGGTCGTCTCCTTCGGCTCTCCATTGGATAGCACGGGCGGGGAAGTGGTGGAACCGCCTGGTGGAATCGGGTTACCTGACGGTGGCAGCGGGCCACCGCCGTTAGGCGGACCTTGGTCGCCCGGGGGAGTACACGAGTTGTCCAACTGGCATGGATCGCCACAATCCCCTCCATCACAGGTCTGTCTGTGCCCGCTCGGGTCCGTATACTTCAGCGGGTTTCCGAGGACATAGCTGTACCGGTTCAGCGCCTGCGGGTTGCCCGCGCCGGGGACGACCGTGTCGGCAGAAACGAAGCGTGCCAGCGCACTGTCGTAATAGCGCGCGCCGTAGAACATCAAGCCGGTTGAGGCATCGAGCCGCTGGCCGGTGTGGCCGATGTCGGTCGGCATCGCGCCATTCGCCGCGCGCACCACGCCCCAGGCGGTGAACTTCTGCTCGCTGACGACCGCCCCGCTGCCGTCGGTCGTCAGCGAGACGCTGCCCAGGCTTGCCCTGAGCTTGTCGAAGGGTGATCGGTATGCACGAAGTATAGCGCACTTATGGCGCCGGTCATCACCCTGTGCCGCGCGCTACGCGCGCCGACGCGGCTTCACCGCGTGGCACAGGGCAGGCCCGCATGGCGATCAGCATCGAGGCGCCGTTGCGGTAGGAGGCGATATCGCTCGAACAGATTAGATCGCCTACCGCGGCGAAGCCTTGCCCGGAGCCGTGCTGCCCATTGTCAATAAGGTTACAACCGGTGGGTTTCTACGCGTGGGTCAAGGGGGAACAGGTCCGAACCCTCGCCATTCCTGAGCACGCTCGATTCTGTTGTGCAATCCTCTCCACTCAGTCAACTCCTGATCCATTTCCTTCAAAGTGCGCGAGCGCAAGAGATCAATGCGGTCCACCGACATATCGGGTGTCATTTCGTTGCTATAAACGTCATGCTCAAACAACGGCCGCTGGGCATAGACGAGCATCCCTTCCTTCACATAGACGAGAACGACGTTGAAGCGATAGGCACTCAGTTCATAGATTGAATACACCCTCATCGGCGGCCCCAGAAGCTCGACAAACCGAGCGAGCGCTATCTTACTATCCAGACCGTTGTAGCACGGGGCAGCGCAATTCTGATTACTTAACACAATCCCGTATTCCTCGCGCAACCTGGCGATGCGCGGATCGGGCACAGTGGGACCGGTGTACCATTGAGGAGAGGGGAAAGCCGGTGGTGTCGAAGTTGGCTCCACGGGTAACGAGAAGGCTACACAGCCAGTGAGCAACTGATTGCCCACTACTCCAACGCCCAGCAATAGGCATATTACACTCAGATATCTTGATTGCAACTTCATACGGCCGGTCTCTCCAAACACCGCTGGGGGTATCGGACATAGTCCGCCCCACAGGGTCCGTCAGCTTCGCTGTACTATTGATGTTTGCCAATCCAGGTCGCTATGAATTGCTGCCGAGCTCGCCACTGGTCCCCTGTGTAGGTGCGGTCTAGGAGGTCCTGATCGTAAACAACCCATAGCTCAAATGACCGGGCCCAATCCTCCCAAGGGTTTTCTCGTGCCCAGCTATTTCGTATTTGTGGGCCCTCGGGCCCTAGTCTCCACTTCCAGTGCTCGCCTTCACAGTCGTCTTCGTCACAGTTTACCCAATCACTTCCCGTCTTGCGACCCATCGCTTCCCAGATGCCGCCATGTGATTCACTGCCTGGTGTGCGGGAATCCCACAGGTGAGCGAATTCATGGGCAATCGTACCTAAAAAGATTCTGAACGCTGAGAAGTCGTAGCGGTTGAACGCAAAGTTCTTGGCAAACAGGTTGATCGTCATGTGTGTTTGGCACGCATTTGCGGGTCTCTGGCAGATGGGCAAAACCATCGAATCAGCCCACTTGATAATAGCTACTCCCTTCAGTGCAGCGTATACGATCTGAGTGCTCGAATGGTATGCGACGAGTTCGAACGCGTCACGAAGATTGATGATATCTTCGATCTGAATGTCTCCGTTCAATGTAAGCCGGTATTCCATCTCGAAATGTTGTTTTTCTTCAAGACAACGGTCGTCTGCGATCGCACAATGTCCCGTCGGATCCGTATACTTCAGCGGGTTCCCGAGGACGTAGCTGTACCGGTTCAGCGCTTGCGGGTTGCCCGCGCCGGGGACGATCGTGTCGGCGCTGACGAAGCGTGCCAGCGCGGCGTCGTAATAGCGTGCGCCGTAGAACATCAAGCCCGTTGACGCATCCGCTCTTTGGCCTGTATATCCGACATCCGTCGGCATCGCGCCGTTCGCCGCGCGCACCACGCCCCAGGCGGTGAACTTCTGCTCGCTCACGACCGCCCCTGCGCCGTCTGTCGTCAGCGACACGCTGCCCAGGCTTGCCCTGAGCTTGTCGAAGGGTGATCGGTATGCACGAAGTATAGCGCACTTACCGCGCCGGTCATCACCCTGTGCCGCGCGCTACGCGCGCCGACGCGGCTTCACCGCGTGGCACAGGGCAGGCGCGCATCGCGATCAGCTTCGCGCCCGCGCTGTAATAAGTTTTGGTAATTCGCTGCGTGCCGGTGAGCGTGGTCTCGATGAAGCACTAAATTATCCGCAAGCGATAAACACCATCTTTGACACCCTTATCGGCGTATGGGCCGATGTATGCGAGTCCATGCGATTCCTTCACATAATGTCTGCACACCCAACGTAAGATTCTGTCTGCCCATTGAACAAACTCAGGTGATTTAGTCACCCAATAGCCATCGGCATCGTAGAATCCAAGTTCAAAGTGAAATCGTCCCCTAATAATCTCGCTGCCACTCAAACCACCTGGAGAGAATTTTATTACCGGCGAGCGCGCCTCATCCACGAGCCAATGGCTCTGCGATTGGACGTATTTTAGGACCACAGATGCAATGTCAATGTTTCTGCTTATCCAGTTCGCATCAGCCAAAGTCGGTACCGGCCGAATAGTAGCCGTCGTTGAGATCCACGGTAGAAATGCGACATTGCCCCTTTTCTGAAGCATCGTCTGAAGTTCTTCGCGATCGGCCTGAAGTATATAAAAGTTCACCTGACGTCCCATCTGGGAAGCCTCCTATCTATATGGTCGAAATATCACGTTTATGGCGCTACCGAGCGCATTCTTTATGTCCGCGATAGCGATGCGTTCACGAGAAACCGGCAGTCCTGCTTGAGTCTGCCTTCCGACTTGGTAGAACGTAGTCGGAGTTCCGTCTACGCCCAATTCGACGACATCGACATACCGCTTGGACTTGATCCCATTGGGCGTGAGAACCCCATATTCCGTATCCCAAGTACCGCCACTCGCCTCGATTTCCTGGATGATCTGTTCGACTGTTGCTCGATGTAAAGGGCCTCCCAATTTACCAGGTCGATTCGGATTCGCTAGGTTTGCAATTCCGGCGAGCGCCGCCCCAGCATCCTCGGCCGCACCAGATACAATGTTGCGAACTCCGGCAGCAAGAGCAGGAGCGCCCTCCATTGCGTCCATGAGAAAGGCTGTCCATTGGTCATTGCTCAGTCGCCCCGCATGAATAGATTTCGCACCGCTGATTGGCGTAAGTTCGTTGTCGAATCCTGCGAGAACGTGGCGTGTATTATTGCCGAAAATCTCTTCGCCTTCGTTGAGGTAGCCGTAGATCCACGTGATCGCCGAATCAACTTCCTGCTCATAGCAGGGGTGAGATCCATTGCAATCGTTGATTCGTCGCGTGATGCATTCTGCATCGCAGATTTCGGTGCCAGTCGAATCATCATATGCGGCATGCCCGCTCGGATCCGTGTACTTCAGCGGATTCCCCAACACGTAGCTGTAGCGGTTCAGCGTCTGCGGGTTGCCCGCGCCGGGGACGATGGAGTCGGCGCTGACGAAGCGTGCTAGTGCGCTGTCGTAGTAGCGCGCGCTGTAGTACATCAAGCCCGTTGACGAGTCGGCCCTTTGGCCTGTATATCCGACATCCGTCGGCATCGCGCCGGTCGCCGCGCGCACTACGCCCCAGGCGGTGAACTTCTGCTCGCTCACAACGGCCCCTGCGCTGTCCGTCGTCAGCGAGACGCTGCCTCGGCCTGCTCTGAGCTTGTCGAAGCGTGGCTGCTATGCACAAAGAATAGTACGCATCGAGTGCGTTTGTCAATACTGTGGCATAAAGTTGTCTGGTATTCGGTAATGTGTCATGTTCCGGACGTGTGGTAAGCCGAAGCGATGAACGCAGCCTTGAATTCCTCTTCCCCGTAAGCAACTTGCCCCTTGAGTGGACTACTTTTTACTGATGATGTCCCGGAACGGATTGCCGAGTCAATAGAACGTTAAGTTGATTGATCATCTATGAAGCGTGACACAATATCAGCCTGTCACGCTCACTCCTTGCCTGTGGACAGCCCGAGACAGCATCCTGGTAGCTTTTGGAGGCTAAGTTGTGCTATATTTCACACTGCCTCTGGCCCATCTGCGAAGGATACCTATCGATAAACAGATTGGTTGGTAGGCTGGAGCGGCAGGTGATCGGAACTGTGATTATGTCAACTCGATTAGCGCGAACCTCAAGGCTGGATGGCTTCTACAGGAAGTCGATGCCCGACCGTACACAACTCATTACGGAATGGGCGGTGCTGGATGAGGTTGATTTCCAGTCGATTGAGGATGGCGGGCTTGACCTCGGGCTGGCCGACAAGATGGTCGAGAACGCCATCGGGCGGTACAGCCTGCCGCTGGCGGTGGCGACCAACTTCCTCATAAACGGCAAAGAGTACCTGATCCCGATGGTGATCGAGGAGCCGTCGGTGGTGGCGGCCTGCTCGTTTGCGGCCAAGCTGGCGCGCACCGGCGGCGGCTACGAGACGCACGCCGACGAGCCGATCATGATCGCGCAGGTGCAGGTGCTGAACGTGCCCGATCTGGACGCGGCGCGGGCGCGCGTGCTGGCGGCCAAGGCCGACCTGATCGCCCAGGCCGACGCGGCGCACCCGAACCTGGTGGTGCGCGGCGGCGGTACCCGTGATATCGAGGTGCGGCTGCTGCCGCAGACGGCCGTGGGGCCGATGCTGATTGTGCATCTGCTGGTCGACGTGCGCGACGCGATGGGTGCGAACATCGTCAACACGGCGGCCGAGGCGCTGGCCCCGGCGATCGAGGCGTTGACCGGCGGGCGTGTGCTGCTGCGCATCCTCTCGAACCTGACGGACCGGCGCATGGCCGGCGCGCGCTGCCGCATCCCGCTCACCGAACTGAAGAGCGAGACGCTGGACGGTGCGGCGGTGGCCGAAGGGATCGTGGCGGCCTGGGCGTTCGCCGACGCCGACCCGTACCGGGCGGCGACGCACAACAAGGGCGTGATGAATGGCATCGACGCGGTGCTGCTGGCGACCGGCAACGACTGGCGCGCGATCGAAGCGGGCGCGCATGCATACGCCGCGCGCGACGGCCGCTACCGCTCAATGACGACCTGGGGCATCGAGCGCGGCGCGAACGGGCACAGCGGCTACGACTACCTGACCGGTTCGATTGAACTGCCGATGGCGATCGGCACGGTGGGCGGCACGACGAAGGCGCACCCGACGGCGCGGGCGAACCTGCGCATCCTGGGCGTCGAGTCGGCGCAGGAACTGGCCGGCATCATCGCGGCGGTTGGGCTGGCGCAGAACTTCGCGGCGATCCGCGCGCTGGCAACCGAGGGGATCCAGAAGGGGCACATGCGGCTGCACGCCAGAAAACAAAATCCCAAATCCCAAAACCCAAATCCCAATGGGGAAAAAGACCAACTCTCAACTTCCAAAGGCTAAATCGAACCACAAAGACACAGAGACACAAAGAAAACCTTTATAAGATTGGCTGTTCTTTGTGCCTTTGTGTCTTTGTGGTGGATTCTTGAACTTGGTGACCATGAAACGGACGACGTTGTATTTTGTGCGGCATGGCGAGGTGTATAACCCAAAAGATGTGTTGTATGCGCGGTTGCCGCGCTTCCGGCTCAGCGAGCGCGGCGTGCAGGAAGCCGAAACGACGGCACGCTACCTGAAACGCAAGCCGATCAAGGCGCTCTACAGCAGCCCGATGCTGCGGGCGCGGCAGACGGCGAAGATTCTGCAAAACTACCACCCGCAGGCGCCGGTGCACATCACGCGGCGGCTGATCGAGGTGAAGACGTCGTACCAGGGCGAGCCGCGCGCGGTACTGCAGTCGATCGGCTGGAACTTCTACGACAATCGCCGCCATCCGGGCGACGAGGGCCGCGAGGACATCCTGAATCGGATGCTGAAGGAGCTGTCGCTGACGCGTAGGCGTCACTCGGGCCAGGACGTCGTGTGGGTGGCGCACGGCGACCCGGTCATCATCCTGACGTTGTGGGGCCAGGGGCGTCCGCTGACCGATCTGCACCAGTACAAGGGCCATACGTATATCGGTCACGCGTCGGTGACGGCGTTCACGTTCGAGCCGGGGCGCGAATTGCCCGTGCAGGTCGAATACACCGATCCGAACGCGAAGGCGTAGCGGGCCTGGAGAACTGAGCCCCATGCGCTACGACTGTCGCTCCGGCTTCCGCCGGAGCCCAGTCACGGACTCTGGATTCCGGCTCCCATGAAAATGGATCGCATCCTGTGGTAGGGCCAGGTCTTTGACCTGGCCGACTGGACGGGTCAAAGACCCGTCCCACCATTGGCAGGACTATTCTCATGCGCGGGGTGCGCGCCCCCGGCGCATCACCAACTTTCGCCGGAATGACGTGCTGGTTATCTGGGGTACCGGTGGGCTGCCGTGGGGAACGCGCCTGGCAGTCCGCAAACTGATCTGGTGGAAGTGGAGTGTAGAACCACATGAAAATCATGAAACCCAATCGCGCGGTCGGCATTGCCGGATACGGCGCCTATGTGCCGCGCTTCCGCATCAAGGCCGAAGAGATTGCGCGCGTCTGGCGCGGCACACAGGAAGCGCTGCCGATCCGCGAGAAAGCGGTGCCGGGTCCCGACGAGGACACGGCGACGATGAGTATTGAGGCGGCGCGCAACGCGCTGGCACGCGCGGGCATTGCGGCCGGCGACCTGCGGGCGGTCTGGGTCGGCACGGAGTCGAAGCCGTACGCCGTCAAGCCGACCTCGACGATCGTGGCGCAGGCGATAGGCGCGGTGCCGAACACGCAGGCGGGCGACTGGGAGTTCGCGTGCAAGGCGGGCACCGAGGCGCTGCAAGCCTCGATCGCGTTCGTCGGCTCGGGCATGGCCGACTACGCGATGGCGATCGGCATGGACACGGCGCAGGGGCGGCCGGGCGACGCGCTGGAGTACACGGCGGCGGCGGGCGGCGCGGCGATGATCGTCGGGCCGGCCGAGGACTCGCTGGCCGTGCTCGAAGCGTCGTACTCGTACGTCACCGACACGCCGGACTTCTTCCGCCGCCAGCACGCGCACTACCCGGAGCACGGCAACCGCTTCACCGGCGAGCCGGCCTACTTCACGCACGTCACCGGCGCGGCCGAGCGCCTGCTGGGCGACCTGGGCCGCACCGCGCGCGATTACGCCTACGCGGTGTTCCACCAGCCGAACCTGAAGTTCCCGCAGACAGTCGCCAAGCAGCTCGGCTTCACGCGCGAGCAGATTGCGGCCGGCCTGCTGGTCGGCGATATCGGCAACACCTACTCCGGCTCGTCCATGATCGGCACGACCGCCGTGTTCGACATTGCCAAGCCGGGCGACCGCATCCTGTTCGTCTCGTTCGGCTCCGGCGCGGGCAGCGACGCCTTCTCGTTCGTCATGACCGAGCAGGTGCTGGAGCGGCAGGACCGTGCGCCGAGCACGCGCCGCTACATCGAGCGCCGCAAGCATATCGACTACGCGATGTACGCGCGCTACCGCGAAAAGTACCTGATGAACTAAAGTGGATCCGCGAATAACGCGAATCTTCGCTAATCTTTTGTCCACGAAATGACACAAAGAAACTCGAATGAATCCGATTTCTTATTCGTGCGGATTCGCGTTATACGCGGATAAGGAATAGCAGGGGCCGTCCTGCCCCGTGGACAGGTCAAAGACCTGTCCCTACGTCGGAAGTATTTCGGAGCACATCATGCAAGCTGCCAATTCAATCCCGACCGCGGCCGCCGCACAGCCGGCGGAAACCGCGCCGCAATGGCTGCCGCAAGCGGGACTGCGCCTGTCGGGTGTGGTGCTGCTGCTCGGCATCGCCGCCGACGTGCTGTTCTACAAGCGCGAGTGGGGCCTCTCGGTGCCGCTGTTCGTCGCGCTGTTGGTCGGCACGATGGCCTATCTGTTCGCGCGCGCGGGCGAGGCGCGCTTCGTGCGGCGCAACCTGTGGGTGGCCGCGCCGCTGCTGTTCTTCGCGTTCATGGTCTTCGTGCGCGACGAGCCGGCGCTGACCGCGCTCAATGTGCTGGCTTGCCTGCTGCTGCTCGGCGTGCTCTACTTCACGCTCGGCACCAACCCGCTGGAGCGCCTGACCGTCGCGGCGTACCCGCTGGCGGTCCTGATCGGCAGCCTCACGGCGCCATTCAGCACCTTCCCGCTCGTCGGCTGGCTGCTGGCGCGCACGGGCGAGCACAGCGGGCGCGGGCAGGTTGCGATTCGTGTGCTGGTCGGGCTGCTGCTGGCGCTGCCGCTGGTGATCGTCTTCGGCGCGCTGTTCGCCTCCGCCGACGCCATCTTCGCGCAGACGGTGCGCGACATCGTGCGGCTGGATTCGCTGCCGGACCTGTTCTGGCAGGCGGTCTGGATCGGCTTCGTGATGTGGATCTGCGGCGGCGCGCTGGTGATGGCGCTGAACCGGGCGCACCAGGCGAAGCCGTCGCCCGATCTGGAGAAGCCGCTGGCCGCGCCGCTGACGCTCGGCGTCATCGAGGGCGGCACCGTGCTGGCAGCCGTGAATGCGCTGTTCGTGGTGTTCGTCGGCATCCAGTTCACCTACCTGTTCGGCGGCAACGCCAATATCCATGTGGACGGCTTCACCTACGCCGAATATGCGCGGCGCGGCTTCTTCGAGCTGGTCGCGGTTGCGATCCTGACAATGGGGCTGCTGCTCGGCCTGGACTGGTTGACGAAACGCGCCAGCCCGGCGGCCGCGCGCGCCTTCAAGGCGCTCTGCCTGCTGCTGATCGCGCTGGTGCTGATCGTGCTCGTCTCGGCGACGCTGCGCATGAGCCTGTACGAGAGCGCATACGGGTACACGAGCCTGCGGCTCTACACGCACTGGTTCATGCTCTGGATGGGCGCGGTCTTCGTCCTGAAGGTGGTGGAGATCGTCGCGGACCGGCGGCAGGTATTCGCCTTCGGCGGCTTCATCTCGCTGATCGTCTCGCTGATGGGCTTCAACCTGCTGAACCCCGACGCGACCATTGCGCAGTTGAACGTCCAGCGCTACTTCGAGACCGGCAAACTGGACACGGCGTATGCGGCGGGCATGAGCGCGGACGCCGCGCCTGTATTCATGGCGAGCTTTGACGAAGTGCAGGGTGTGGATCGGACCGCGCTGGGCGGGGCGATGCACCTGCAGATGGACACGCTGTACCGGCGTCTGGAGAATGCGTCGTGGCCGTCATACCACTGGGGCCGCAAGCAGGCGATCGACGCCCTGCTGGCGCAGCGAGAGCGCCTGCTGGAGTACGAAGCCGTCTACCCGCTCCGCCGCAATTGATCTGTAATTGATAGTGGGCGATTCGCCCGTTGACCTGCAACGTATTCGGAGAGCAAGGAGAATCATCATGCGCAACGTATCAATTATCGGTATCGGCCAGACGCCGGTCGGCGAGATCTGGGAGAAGGGCCTTCGGACCCTCGCGGTGGACGCCATCCGCGCCGCGATGAAGGACGCCCACATGGAGACGGCCGACGCGCTCTATATCGGCAACATGCTGTCGGGCGAGGCGACCGGCCAGGCGCACCTCGGGCCGCTGATCGCCGACGCGGCGGGCTTGCGCGGCGTCGAGGCGGCCAAGATCGAGGCGGCCTGCGGCTCGGCGGCGTACGCGCTGCGGCTGGCGTACCTGGCGGTGGCGGGCGGCATGCACGATACCGTGATCGTCTGCGGCGTCGAGAAGATGACCGACCGCGCACCGGGCCGAATGACCAACGGGTTGGCCAGCGCCGCCGACGGCGAATTGGAAGCCGCGCAGGGCCTCTCGTTCGTGGCGATCAACGCACTGCTGATGCAGCGTTACATGTACGAATTCGGCTGGAAGAAGAGCGACTTCGCGCAGTTCGCCGTCAACGCGCACCAGAACGCGGCCGGCAACCCGTACGCCATGTTCCACCATCTGGTCAGCGCCAATGACTTCGAGAAGGCGAAGATGGTCGCGACGCCGATCAACCTGCTCGACTCGTCGCCGATGGCCGATGGCGCGGCAGCGGTGGTGATCACGTCCGACCCGCTGGCGCGCGAGTTCGCCGACAAGCCGGTGCGCATCAAGGCGTCGACCGCCGCGACCGACTCGATCGCCATCGCCGAGCGGCGCGACATTCTGACGCTCGACGCCGCGAAGCGCTCGACGCTCAAGGCGTACGAGGTGGCGGGCGTCTCGCCGGCCGACATCGACCTGTTCGAGCTGCACGACGCGTTCTCGATCATGGCCGCGCTGTCGCTGGAAGCGGCCGGCTTCGCGGAGCGTGGGCAGGGTGTGCGGCTGGCGCTGACCCAGGACATCGGCATCGAGGGCAAGCACCCGATCAGCACGATGGGCGGCCTGAAGGGACGCGGCCATCCGGTCGGCGCGACCGGGCTGTACCAGGTCGTCGAGGCGGCGATGCAGTTGCGCGGCGAGGCGGGGCACAACCAGGTGCAGGACGCGCGGCTGGCGATGACGCAGAACATCGGCGGCAGCGGCGCGACGGTGACGACGCACATCCTGGAAGCGTGGCGGTAGGAATCATATTTGCACCTCAC encodes:
- a CDS encoding hydroxymethylglutaryl-CoA synthase, whose amino-acid sequence is MKIMKPNRAVGIAGYGAYVPRFRIKAEEIARVWRGTQEALPIREKAVPGPDEDTATMSIEAARNALARAGIAAGDLRAVWVGTESKPYAVKPTSTIVAQAIGAVPNTQAGDWEFACKAGTEALQASIAFVGSGMADYAMAIGMDTAQGRPGDALEYTAAAGGAAMIVGPAEDSLAVLEASYSYVTDTPDFFRRQHAHYPEHGNRFTGEPAYFTHVTGAAERLLGDLGRTARDYAYAVFHQPNLKFPQTVAKQLGFTREQIAAGLLVGDIGNTYSGSSMIGTTAVFDIAKPGDRILFVSFGSGAGSDAFSFVMTEQVLERQDRAPSTRRYIERRKHIDYAMYARYREKYLMN
- a CDS encoding histidine phosphatase family protein, with the translated sequence MKRTTLYFVRHGEVYNPKDVLYARLPRFRLSERGVQEAETTARYLKRKPIKALYSSPMLRARQTAKILQNYHPQAPVHITRRLIEVKTSYQGEPRAVLQSIGWNFYDNRRHPGDEGREDILNRMLKELSLTRRRHSGQDVVWVAHGDPVIILTLWGQGRPLTDLHQYKGHTYIGHASVTAFTFEPGRELPVQVEYTDPNAKA
- a CDS encoding DUF4173 domain-containing protein encodes the protein MQAANSIPTAAAAQPAETAPQWLPQAGLRLSGVVLLLGIAADVLFYKREWGLSVPLFVALLVGTMAYLFARAGEARFVRRNLWVAAPLLFFAFMVFVRDEPALTALNVLACLLLLGVLYFTLGTNPLERLTVAAYPLAVLIGSLTAPFSTFPLVGWLLARTGEHSGRGQVAIRVLVGLLLALPLVIVFGALFASADAIFAQTVRDIVRLDSLPDLFWQAVWIGFVMWICGGALVMALNRAHQAKPSPDLEKPLAAPLTLGVIEGGTVLAAVNALFVVFVGIQFTYLFGGNANIHVDGFTYAEYARRGFFELVAVAILTMGLLLGLDWLTKRASPAAARAFKALCLLLIALVLIVLVSATLRMSLYESAYGYTSLRLYTHWFMLWMGAVFVLKVVEIVADRRQVFAFGGFISLIVSLMGFNLLNPDATIAQLNVQRYFETGKLDTAYAAGMSADAAPVFMASFDEVQGVDRTALGGAMHLQMDTLYRRLENASWPSYHWGRKQAIDALLAQRERLLEYEAVYPLRRN
- a CDS encoding RHS repeat-associated core domain-containing protein; the encoded protein is MLRAYRSPFDKLRASLGSVSLTTDGAGAVVSEQKFTAWGVVRAANGAMPTDVGYTGQRADASTGLMFYGARYYDAALARFVSADTIVPGAGNPQALNRYSYVLGNPLKYTDPTGHCAIADDRCLEEKQHFEMEYRLTLNGDIQIEDIINLRDAFELVAYHSSTQIVYAALKGVAIIKWADSMVLPICQRPANACQTHMTINLFAKNFAFNRYDFSAFRIFLGTIAHEFAHLWDSRTPGSESHGGIWEAMGRKTGSDWVNCDEDDCEGEHWKWRLGPEGPQIRNSWARENPWEDWARSFELWVVYDQDLLDRTYTGDQWRARQQFIATWIGKHQ
- a CDS encoding thiolase domain-containing protein; the protein is MRNVSIIGIGQTPVGEIWEKGLRTLAVDAIRAAMKDAHMETADALYIGNMLSGEATGQAHLGPLIADAAGLRGVEAAKIEAACGSAAYALRLAYLAVAGGMHDTVIVCGVEKMTDRAPGRMTNGLASAADGELEAAQGLSFVAINALLMQRYMYEFGWKKSDFAQFAVNAHQNAAGNPYAMFHHLVSANDFEKAKMVATPINLLDSSPMADGAAAVVITSDPLAREFADKPVRIKASTAATDSIAIAERRDILTLDAAKRSTLKAYEVAGVSPADIDLFELHDAFSIMAALSLEAAGFAERGQGVRLALTQDIGIEGKHPISTMGGLKGRGHPVGATGLYQVVEAAMQLRGEAGHNQVQDARLAMTQNIGGSGATVTTHILEAWR
- a CDS encoding RHS repeat-associated core domain-containing protein gives rise to the protein MPTDIGHTGQRLDASTGLMFYGARYYDSALARFVSADTVVPGAGNPQALNRYSYVLGNPLKYTDPSGHRQTCDGGDCGDPCQLDNSCTPPGDQGPPNGGGPLPPSGNPIPPGGSTTSPPVLSNGEPKETTIGASSARRRVISGQAVFSFVSGSTAQMDEVPCMVPMFCVSRLLWAPSTIQEDKLDYSLQVELLDNGDPNGSWSVRFLSEQFVGDVMVDRQIGLTTYDIFRNSEVEVARLRAVRGQNNGGGTSLLPADPTITVLRAPLQGGNGPFPCCGSPGGLNITLYSAVHNTEGSALRRSYGTLRINLR
- a CDS encoding hydroxymethylglutaryl-CoA reductase, degradative, with product MSTRLARTSRLDGFYRKSMPDRTQLITEWAVLDEVDFQSIEDGGLDLGLADKMVENAIGRYSLPLAVATNFLINGKEYLIPMVIEEPSVVAACSFAAKLARTGGGYETHADEPIMIAQVQVLNVPDLDAARARVLAAKADLIAQADAAHPNLVVRGGGTRDIEVRLLPQTAVGPMLIVHLLVDVRDAMGANIVNTAAEALAPAIEALTGGRVLLRILSNLTDRRMAGARCRIPLTELKSETLDGAAVAEGIVAAWAFADADPYRAATHNKGVMNGIDAVLLATGNDWRAIEAGAHAYAARDGRYRSMTTWGIERGANGHSGYDYLTGSIELPMAIGTVGGTTKAHPTARANLRILGVESAQELAGIIAAVGLAQNFAAIRALATEGIQKGHMRLHARKQNPKSQNPNPNGEKDQLSTSKG